One segment of Anatilimnocola aggregata DNA contains the following:
- the modB gene encoding molybdate ABC transporter permease subunit, with translation MSAEEWLATRLTLVVALTAVTMSLPLAIALGWLLAKSKVPGKFVLETAVNLPLVMPPVVTGYLLLVLFGRRGLLGPLLEGLFGFRFVFDWKGAALASAVVAFPLLVRPIRQAFEAIDNRLLQAAQGLGAKPWDSFFSVALPLAFPGILSGAVLAFARSMGEFGATIMIAGNIPGETRTIPLFVYTQLDSPGGFAEVYRLVIVSIVISAAALLVGEMMERVGRRRLQGAGA, from the coding sequence ATGAGTGCCGAAGAATGGCTGGCGACACGATTGACGTTGGTGGTTGCGTTGACGGCCGTCACGATGAGCTTGCCGCTGGCAATTGCGCTTGGCTGGTTGCTCGCGAAAAGTAAGGTTCCGGGCAAGTTCGTTTTGGAAACAGCCGTTAATCTCCCGTTGGTCATGCCTCCCGTCGTGACAGGTTATCTGTTGCTGGTGCTGTTTGGACGTCGCGGACTACTAGGGCCGCTGCTTGAGGGTCTATTTGGTTTCCGTTTTGTGTTTGATTGGAAGGGCGCCGCGTTGGCTTCGGCCGTCGTGGCCTTTCCGCTCCTGGTTCGTCCTATCCGCCAGGCCTTTGAGGCAATCGACAACCGACTGCTGCAGGCCGCGCAAGGCCTTGGTGCGAAGCCCTGGGATAGCTTTTTCAGTGTTGCGCTTCCACTCGCTTTTCCCGGTATTCTCAGCGGCGCTGTGTTAGCCTTTGCACGCAGCATGGGCGAGTTTGGTGCCACGATTATGATTGCCGGCAATATCCCCGGTGAAACGCGAACAATTCCACTCTTCGTTTACACTCAACTTGATTCACCCGGTGGATTCGCCGAAGTCTATCGGCTCGTAATCGTCTCCATTGTCATTTCGGCGGCCGCGTTGCTGGTAGGCGAAATGATGGAACGAGTCGGCCGTCGACGCCTGCAAGGCGCGGGTGCTTAG
- a CDS encoding ThuA domain-containing protein: MRQSPASVLFILSLGMVLGAANAGSLTAAEHPVPASPLWLTYSGDKGPGAGKHIILIAGDQEYRSEHSMPMLARLLAKLHGFHCTVLFSLNLENEVDPTQKIRWEDKTVTHNIPGLEHLEKCDLLIVFTRLLSLPPEQLKHIYNYLDSGKPIIGIRTANHGFLDFNYRKDGKRIDFGEAVLGGSFRSHHGRWQQDSTRGIIVEQNKDHPVLIGVKDIWGTSDVYRTYKEGGSLPAGCLALVDGKPLVGRKYDDAVNDKLISLPVAWVKTWTGNTGQTARVFHVTMGSAQDFQSEGLRRLTVNAVYWCIHMEAEIVADSSMKIVGEYDPPDSGFAYGKLGIVPRKPDFYK, translated from the coding sequence ATGAGACAATCTCCCGCATCTGTCTTGTTTATCCTCTCTCTGGGAATGGTGCTCGGAGCCGCAAACGCAGGTTCATTGACCGCTGCCGAGCATCCCGTCCCAGCGAGTCCGCTCTGGCTCACTTATTCCGGCGACAAAGGTCCAGGAGCCGGCAAGCATATCATTTTGATCGCTGGAGATCAGGAGTATCGCAGCGAACACTCAATGCCGATGCTGGCGAGGCTGCTAGCTAAGCTTCATGGGTTTCATTGCACGGTCTTGTTCAGTCTGAATTTGGAGAACGAGGTCGATCCGACGCAGAAGATCCGCTGGGAAGACAAGACCGTCACGCACAACATCCCTGGCCTGGAACATCTCGAGAAGTGCGACCTGCTGATCGTGTTCACTCGGCTCCTCTCGCTGCCGCCAGAGCAACTGAAGCACATTTACAACTACTTGGATTCCGGCAAGCCGATCATCGGCATCCGCACGGCCAATCATGGCTTCCTGGACTTTAACTACCGGAAAGACGGCAAGCGAATCGACTTTGGCGAAGCGGTGCTCGGCGGTTCGTTCCGCAGTCATCATGGCCGGTGGCAGCAGGATTCCACGCGCGGAATCATCGTCGAGCAGAATAAGGACCACCCGGTTCTGATCGGGGTCAAAGATATCTGGGGGACCTCCGATGTCTATCGCACTTACAAAGAAGGTGGCAGTCTCCCCGCCGGTTGCCTCGCCCTGGTCGATGGAAAGCCGCTCGTGGGTCGCAAGTACGATGACGCAGTCAATGACAAGCTGATTTCGCTCCCGGTCGCCTGGGTAAAAACCTGGACCGGAAACACCGGCCAGACCGCGCGCGTCTTCCACGTCACGATGGGGAGCGCACAGGATTTTCAAAGCGAGGGCCTGCGTCGCCTGACCGTGAATGCCGTTTACTGGTGCATACATATGGAAGCCGAGATTGTCGCCGACTCGAGCATGAAAATCGTCGGCGAGTACGATCCACCGGACAGCGGCTTCGCTTACGGCAAGCTCGGCATCGTGCCGAGAAAGCCAGACTTCTACAAGTGA
- a CDS encoding DUF1559 domain-containing protein, which translates to MKRHPYSGRSAFTLVELLVVIAIIGVLVALLLPAVQVAREAARRMQCSNNLKQIALGLQNYHDTYLSLPYGARARYVNNTPANNMGAFGPSFYVGLLPFCEQRNLFDRIDSLEKNGQTFSAVSTDSTTIGGVCGNAKIPWMLCPSSPLPQLEIPPGGLPLTVPSYVGIAGATNGGRQPGGADFREDRTSPGPASGTLSQGGMLTINRALNLKDATDGTSNVIVVGESSDFFYDGTQTRHRVDGSVSATTGQNVGGWWFRGCNPQQDTFPAMLGNPSIFNIRTVGFSNAAANNNNGWPAVGFNGRGFSLTLPSNGIGALGPNNPLLSAHPAGILAAYLDGHVSTLTKNTDLWTAKHLATRDDGAVAALP; encoded by the coding sequence GTGAAGCGTCATCCCTACTCCGGTCGCTCGGCGTTTACCTTGGTGGAATTGCTCGTGGTGATTGCGATCATTGGAGTGCTGGTCGCCTTGCTGCTGCCGGCAGTTCAGGTCGCTCGTGAAGCCGCACGGCGAATGCAGTGCAGCAACAACTTGAAGCAAATCGCTCTCGGGCTGCAGAACTATCACGACACGTACCTCTCGCTCCCCTACGGAGCGCGAGCGCGCTATGTGAACAACACACCGGCGAATAACATGGGAGCTTTTGGACCGAGTTTCTACGTCGGCCTGCTCCCGTTTTGCGAACAGCGAAACCTGTTTGACCGGATCGACTCGCTGGAAAAGAATGGTCAGACCTTTTCAGCAGTTAGCACGGACAGCACGACGATCGGCGGGGTTTGCGGCAACGCGAAGATTCCATGGATGCTTTGCCCTAGCAGTCCGCTACCGCAGTTGGAGATTCCGCCAGGCGGTTTGCCGTTGACCGTCCCCTCGTATGTCGGCATCGCGGGGGCAACTAATGGCGGACGACAGCCGGGGGGCGCGGATTTTCGTGAGGACCGCACATCGCCCGGCCCCGCGAGCGGCACGTTGTCGCAAGGAGGCATGTTGACGATCAATCGTGCTTTGAACTTGAAAGACGCGACCGATGGCACTTCCAACGTGATCGTCGTGGGCGAGTCCTCTGACTTCTTTTATGACGGAACACAAACTCGCCACCGCGTCGATGGCAGTGTCAGTGCAACGACTGGGCAAAACGTCGGCGGCTGGTGGTTCCGCGGCTGCAATCCGCAGCAAGACACTTTTCCCGCCATGCTCGGCAACCCATCGATTTTCAACATTCGCACCGTCGGCTTTTCCAACGCGGCGGCCAACAACAACAACGGCTGGCCTGCTGTAGGCTTTAACGGCCGCGGCTTCAGTCTCACGCTGCCCAGTAATGGCATCGGCGCGCTCGGCCCGAACAATCCACTGCTGTCGGCACACCCAGCGGGCATCCTGGCCGCATATCTCGATGGTCACGTTTCAACGCTGACGAAGAACACCGATCTGTGGACAGCGAAGCACTTGGCAACACGCGACGACGGTGCAGTCGCAGCTCTGCCATAA
- a CDS encoding sialate O-acetylesterase produces the protein MKPRLSFLGITLLAIACSAYAAESPAVAGHQTKTIEGWTLHISNALLEKEKTETERALELLTAQLQEIIRVVPAPAVVELRKVPLWFSPEYDKVPPRAEYHPGAGWLRANKRDPAMEKAVEFTNIRIFERETKRMPNFTLHELAHAYHDRVLAKGFGNEPIKAAFDKAKEQGLYEKVEQRFGDGRSATVRAYAMSSPMEYFAECSEAFFSTNDFFPFSREQLAKHDPEMNQLVSKLWGCAAEPAWEKRSSLNKPLRVFILAGQSNMEGHAKIETFDYIGDDPATAPLLKQMRDADGRPHVCNGAWISYFTGSGDQNGEGHGKLTAGYGSRRQPDQDGGKIGPEFSFGIAMDAAFDEPVLLIKTAWGGKSLHTDFRPPSAGPFVFSETQLANFQKQGKDVDALKAAKEKETGRYYRLMIEHVQHVLKDLKRVCPAYDEKQGYELSGFVWLQGWNDLVDSGVYPNRQKPGGYDAYSNALAHFIRDVRKDLKSPQLPFTIGVLGVGGAKPNEQTVEFRKAMAAPAAMPEFRGNVVAVQTAPFWSEELAAIAEKHEKVRQMSFYLNSRHKDHANGDGKMTDKEKRDYLEKYEAKIISPDEAAMWKRGASNAGYHYLGCAKTFALMGRGFAEANLSILKEQGKR, from the coding sequence ATGAAGCCCCGCCTCTCCTTTCTCGGGATCACTCTCCTCGCGATTGCATGCTCGGCCTACGCAGCCGAGTCCCCCGCCGTTGCCGGTCATCAAACCAAGACCATCGAAGGCTGGACATTGCACATCAGCAACGCCTTGCTGGAAAAAGAAAAAACCGAGACCGAGCGAGCACTTGAACTGCTGACGGCTCAGCTGCAAGAGATCATTCGAGTTGTGCCCGCACCGGCTGTCGTGGAACTGCGCAAAGTGCCGCTCTGGTTCTCTCCGGAGTATGACAAGGTGCCGCCTCGGGCCGAGTATCACCCGGGCGCTGGCTGGTTGCGAGCCAACAAGCGCGACCCGGCGATGGAGAAGGCGGTGGAGTTCACCAACATCCGCATCTTCGAGCGTGAAACGAAGCGGATGCCGAATTTCACGCTGCACGAGCTGGCCCATGCTTATCACGACCGCGTCCTCGCCAAAGGCTTTGGGAATGAACCGATCAAAGCGGCTTTTGATAAAGCCAAAGAACAAGGCCTGTACGAGAAAGTCGAGCAGCGTTTTGGGGATGGCCGCTCGGCGACGGTCCGCGCATATGCCATGTCGAGTCCGATGGAGTACTTCGCCGAATGCAGCGAAGCGTTCTTCTCGACGAACGATTTCTTCCCGTTCAGCCGCGAGCAGTTGGCCAAGCACGATCCGGAGATGAACCAACTGGTGTCCAAGCTCTGGGGTTGCGCGGCGGAGCCAGCGTGGGAGAAACGCTCGAGTCTGAACAAGCCGCTGCGAGTCTTTATCCTGGCGGGACAGTCGAACATGGAAGGGCACGCGAAGATCGAGACCTTCGATTACATCGGCGATGATCCCGCGACGGCGCCGCTGCTCAAGCAGATGCGCGACGCCGATGGCCGTCCGCACGTCTGCAATGGTGCTTGGATTTCCTACTTCACCGGTTCTGGCGATCAGAATGGCGAAGGCCACGGCAAGCTGACGGCTGGCTACGGCTCGCGGCGTCAGCCCGATCAGGATGGCGGCAAGATCGGGCCGGAGTTCAGTTTCGGCATTGCCATGGACGCTGCGTTCGACGAGCCGGTGCTGCTCATCAAGACCGCTTGGGGCGGCAAAAGCCTGCATACGGATTTTCGTCCGCCAAGCGCTGGCCCGTTTGTGTTCAGCGAAACGCAGCTCGCGAATTTCCAGAAGCAAGGCAAGGATGTGGACGCCCTCAAGGCGGCCAAGGAAAAGGAAACCGGCCGCTACTACCGGCTGATGATCGAGCACGTGCAGCACGTGCTAAAGGACCTGAAGCGCGTCTGCCCAGCCTACGACGAGAAGCAAGGATATGAGCTCTCCGGTTTTGTGTGGCTGCAGGGCTGGAACGACCTGGTCGATTCCGGTGTCTATCCAAATCGCCAGAAGCCCGGCGGCTACGATGCCTACAGCAACGCGCTCGCCCACTTCATTCGCGACGTCCGCAAAGATTTGAAAAGCCCGCAACTGCCCTTCACCATCGGCGTGCTGGGAGTTGGCGGCGCGAAGCCGAACGAGCAGACGGTCGAGTTTCGCAAGGCGATGGCTGCGCCGGCTGCCATGCCGGAGTTTCGCGGCAACGTAGTCGCGGTGCAAACAGCGCCGTTCTGGTCCGAGGAACTGGCCGCGATCGCAGAAAAGCACGAGAAGGTGCGGCAGATGAGCTTTTACCTCAACTCCAGACACAAAGACCACGCCAATGGCGATGGGAAGATGACGGACAAAGAGAAGCGGGACTACCTCGAAAAATACGAAGCCAAAATCATCTCGCCGGATGAAGCGGCGATGTGGAAACGGGGCGCCTCAAACGCCGGGTACCATTATCTTGGTTGTGCGAAGACCTTCGCCCTGATGGGTCGGGGGTTCGCGGAGGCCAACCTGTCGATTCTGAAGGAGCAGGGAAAACGATGA
- a CDS encoding cytochrome c family protein, with product MMNVLLSWLVIANSVVAAGSPALPGFHPLTESQAGDVLIAELRCAACHAGTLRRSFAEKAAPDLTEAGSRISPAYLRRFLTSPASVHPGSTMPDILATRPEAERNQIAEALAHFLVAQSKLPFTANLSPSFDWEQGKALFHSVGCVACHGPKEAFADAPLKRDEEAEEDEDPQVKARKAIKPIAVPLGHVTGKYSVKSLSEFLFQPLRVRSSGRMPDMKLTPAESLAIAGYLVGEEAKQEQALVPQDVLVAKGKKYFRELNCAACHALPGMTAAPLGRSLTNAEPGGGCLSKTSNRSPRFQLSDAQVKAIAMALREKPERETDQLVAAKTLTAFRCIACHVRDDYGGVPDAYNPHFLGSEQKLGDDGRIPPPLTLIGAKLQPAWFKKVLFDGESVRHYMSTRMPQYGSANLQHLPAMFARLDVLPGKAMNIPNAEARSESDRNREKLLRAGGRELLGDKGLNCVACHQFNGKAAPGSQGIDLITTTQRLQPGWYNSYLRNPGAFRPRTVMPSAWSGGIAAQKTILDGNTDTQIEAIWYYLSLGTSAADPSGIRGVSTKLSVDDQAKTFRGRSRVAGFRGIAVGLPEKLSYAFNAETGTLSALWQGDFLSVNWSGQGSGDFNPASEPITLAQDVSFANLADENAAWPLLPVMTKEAKTNPDPLYPKNLGYQFRGYFLGDKSVPTFQYRIGTIEVEDRSVAVVAAEQLYLKRSLQLESPSQQSVWFRALTGDIHQESEQVYRSGRLLLTIPKGETKLRTLTDEPKRAELLLHLQIRRGKSALEFQYELLKKK from the coding sequence ATGATGAATGTTCTGCTCTCCTGGCTGGTGATTGCGAACTCGGTTGTCGCAGCCGGGTCTCCGGCTCTGCCCGGCTTCCATCCGCTCACCGAGTCGCAGGCTGGCGATGTGCTGATCGCGGAATTGCGCTGCGCGGCGTGTCATGCGGGCACCCTGCGGCGATCGTTCGCGGAAAAGGCAGCCCCTGATTTGACCGAAGCTGGGTCGCGGATTTCGCCTGCATATCTCCGGCGATTTCTCACGTCTCCCGCTTCAGTGCATCCGGGATCCACCATGCCGGACATACTGGCGACACGACCGGAGGCCGAGCGCAACCAGATTGCCGAAGCGCTCGCTCACTTTCTAGTGGCTCAGTCCAAGCTGCCCTTTACGGCAAATCTCTCTCCGTCATTTGACTGGGAGCAAGGCAAGGCGCTATTCCATTCCGTCGGCTGTGTCGCCTGCCACGGACCCAAAGAAGCGTTCGCCGATGCGCCGCTCAAACGCGACGAGGAAGCAGAGGAAGACGAAGACCCGCAAGTCAAAGCCCGAAAGGCGATCAAGCCGATCGCTGTGCCGCTGGGCCATGTGACTGGCAAGTATAGCGTGAAATCGCTCAGCGAGTTTCTTTTTCAGCCACTTCGCGTCCGCAGTTCCGGACGCATGCCCGATATGAAACTGACTCCCGCCGAGTCGCTGGCCATCGCCGGTTATCTGGTAGGCGAGGAGGCGAAGCAAGAACAGGCTCTTGTGCCCCAAGACGTACTGGTTGCTAAAGGCAAAAAATATTTTCGCGAGCTGAATTGCGCTGCCTGTCATGCCCTGCCGGGAATGACCGCGGCTCCCCTCGGCAGGTCATTGACGAATGCGGAGCCGGGGGGCGGCTGTTTGTCGAAAACGAGTAATCGCAGTCCTCGATTCCAGCTCTCCGACGCGCAAGTCAAAGCGATCGCGATGGCACTGCGAGAAAAGCCTGAGCGGGAAACTGACCAGCTTGTCGCCGCCAAGACGCTGACGGCGTTCCGCTGCATCGCTTGTCACGTTCGCGACGACTACGGCGGCGTGCCGGACGCTTACAATCCGCATTTTCTCGGTAGTGAGCAAAAGCTCGGCGACGACGGCCGTATTCCGCCGCCGCTGACACTGATCGGCGCGAAACTGCAGCCCGCCTGGTTCAAGAAAGTGCTGTTCGACGGCGAAAGTGTGCGCCACTATATGTCCACCCGGATGCCGCAGTATGGTTCGGCTAATCTGCAACACCTGCCGGCAATGTTCGCGCGCCTCGATGTGCTGCCCGGTAAGGCGATGAACATTCCGAACGCGGAAGCTCGCTCCGAAAGCGACCGCAACCGCGAAAAACTGCTCCGCGCTGGCGGCCGCGAATTGCTCGGCGACAAGGGGTTGAATTGCGTCGCCTGTCACCAATTCAACGGTAAAGCCGCGCCCGGCAGTCAAGGCATCGACCTGATCACCACCACCCAGCGACTTCAGCCCGGTTGGTACAACAGCTACCTGCGCAACCCCGGCGCCTTTCGTCCGCGCACGGTCATGCCCAGCGCCTGGTCGGGCGGCATCGCTGCGCAAAAAACGATTCTGGACGGTAACACCGACACGCAGATCGAAGCCATTTGGTATTACCTGTCGCTCGGCACATCGGCCGCCGATCCCTCCGGCATTCGCGGAGTAAGTACGAAACTGAGTGTCGACGACCAGGCCAAAACGTTCCGCGGCCGCAGCCGCGTCGCCGGCTTCCGAGGCATCGCCGTCGGCCTGCCCGAGAAATTGAGTTACGCGTTCAACGCCGAGACTGGAACGCTTTCCGCCCTCTGGCAGGGAGACTTCCTCAGCGTCAACTGGAGCGGCCAGGGCTCGGGTGATTTCAATCCCGCGAGTGAACCCATCACGCTCGCCCAGGATGTCTCGTTCGCAAACCTGGCCGATGAAAATGCTGCCTGGCCGCTGCTGCCCGTGATGACCAAGGAAGCGAAGACCAATCCCGATCCACTCTATCCCAAGAATCTCGGTTATCAGTTCCGTGGGTATTTTCTCGGTGATAAATCCGTCCCAACGTTTCAGTATCGGATCGGCACCATCGAAGTCGAAGACCGATCCGTGGCCGTGGTCGCCGCAGAACAACTCTATTTGAAACGCAGCTTGCAGTTGGAGTCGCCGTCGCAGCAATCCGTTTGGTTTCGCGCACTGACCGGCGATATCCATCAGGAATCCGAGCAAGTCTATCGGAGTGGCCGGTTATTGCTGACGATTCCCAAGGGTGAAACGAAGCTGCGAACGCTGACGGACGAGCCAAAGCGAGCCGAACTGCTGCTGCACCTGCAAATTCGCCGAGGCAAATCAGCACTGGAGTTCCAATATGAACTACTCAAGAAGAAATAG
- the modA gene encoding molybdate ABC transporter substrate-binding protein: MNAPIRKCIEIAGAALCCLITSCGNDSVVPSKAAASLPANEGREVWSAEIVISAAASTKELLESVASDFSGGLKTTVRVNPGPSSSLANQIIEGAPADLFLCASREWAEKVKEADVAERSVELLTNTLVMIVPKGNPAGIKRPIDLLSSQVKRIALAGENVPAGKYADQVLAKLQLLESLAADNKIARAQDVRGALSFVERGEAEAGIVYSTDVNVAPNVEVVHEFDSALHDEIVYVLVLLKRGAKNPEAISFFEYLQSDGADELYAKAGFRRVGQGKE, from the coding sequence GTGAACGCTCCGATTCGCAAGTGCATTGAGATCGCAGGGGCTGCTCTCTGCTGCCTGATCACGTCTTGTGGTAATGATAGCGTGGTTCCGTCGAAGGCCGCAGCATCATTACCGGCAAATGAAGGGCGGGAAGTTTGGTCTGCCGAAATTGTCATTTCTGCCGCAGCGAGCACGAAAGAACTTCTGGAATCAGTTGCCAGTGACTTCTCCGGTGGGTTGAAAACGACGGTCCGAGTCAACCCTGGGCCTTCAAGCAGCTTGGCCAACCAGATTATCGAAGGCGCGCCAGCGGATCTCTTTCTCTGCGCCAGTCGAGAGTGGGCAGAAAAGGTCAAGGAAGCCGATGTAGCCGAACGGTCTGTGGAACTACTAACCAACACGCTGGTGATGATTGTTCCGAAAGGCAATCCTGCTGGAATCAAACGGCCAATAGATCTGCTCTCCAGTCAGGTGAAACGGATCGCACTGGCAGGCGAAAATGTCCCCGCAGGGAAGTACGCCGACCAAGTTCTGGCCAAATTGCAATTACTTGAGAGCCTCGCTGCGGACAACAAGATTGCCCGCGCGCAGGACGTTCGCGGTGCGCTCAGCTTTGTCGAACGGGGCGAGGCGGAAGCAGGCATCGTCTATTCAACGGACGTCAATGTTGCCCCTAACGTGGAAGTGGTACACGAGTTCGATTCGGCGCTCCATGACGAAATCGTGTACGTTCTTGTCTTATTGAAGCGGGGGGCGAAAAATCCAGAAGCCATTTCATTTTTTGAGTATCTTCAATCGGACGGCGCGGACGAACTCTACGCTAAGGCCGGCTTCCGCCGCGTCGGGCAAGGCAAAGAATGA
- a CDS encoding substrate-binding domain-containing protein: MRTISVIYGTLVLSVIAWACCTNGFAAEPKQTIRCAVIGGMTDTGLWAGVAKRFEDQTGHRLEVVADGNKREIAPVFKEGQIDVLTMHSSDTIVNLVADGYGENPQPWTRNDLLIVGPPSDPAGIRGEKDAVAALKKIVATKSTLLTHGSVGTNEVLSNLLAVGEIELDPTRVIALPTDKHRRMLERASQEKAYTLVGRIPFLNSKIARHDMEIMVQGDTRLRRPYLVIVATRKEPDARYEAARQLAAFLRSHETQVWLKEFGKGVYDDQPLFFPVTIKKE; encoded by the coding sequence ATGAGAACGATTAGCGTGATTTATGGAACATTGGTCCTATCGGTGATAGCCTGGGCCTGCTGCACAAACGGCTTCGCCGCCGAACCAAAGCAGACGATTCGCTGCGCGGTCATCGGTGGCATGACGGACACCGGGTTATGGGCGGGCGTCGCCAAACGGTTCGAGGATCAGACCGGCCATCGGTTGGAGGTAGTCGCGGACGGCAACAAGCGCGAGATCGCGCCGGTCTTCAAGGAAGGCCAGATCGACGTGCTGACGATGCACTCCAGCGACACGATAGTCAACCTTGTGGCAGACGGTTATGGAGAGAACCCGCAGCCTTGGACCCGCAATGATCTGCTAATCGTTGGTCCTCCCAGCGATCCAGCCGGCATCCGCGGTGAGAAGGACGCCGTCGCCGCTTTGAAAAAGATCGTCGCTACAAAAAGCACGCTGCTGACGCACGGCAGCGTCGGCACAAATGAAGTTCTCTCCAACCTGCTGGCGGTCGGTGAAATCGAATTGGATCCTACTCGCGTGATCGCACTCCCCACGGACAAGCACCGGCGGATGCTAGAGCGTGCCTCGCAGGAAAAGGCCTACACACTAGTGGGCCGCATCCCATTCTTGAATTCCAAGATCGCTCGCCATGACATGGAAATCATGGTGCAAGGGGACACGCGGTTGCGTCGTCCCTATCTCGTGATCGTTGCCACGCGAAAAGAGCCTGACGCCCGCTACGAGGCTGCCAGGCAATTGGCTGCCTTCCTGCGCTCGCACGAGACTCAAGTGTGGCTCAAAGAGTTTGGAAAAGGCGTCTACGATGATCAGCCCCTCTTCTTTCCGGTGACGATCAAGAAGGAGTAA
- a CDS encoding substrate-binding domain-containing protein, with protein sequence MSTPNTKLNRVKEHRLAKGKSQVDLAQTAGISRAGLSAIEIHRLVPSVSTALALAKALQTTVEALFEQVPSETEPVWACSPPTFPSRFWAADVLGRAILYPVESASGTFVRHDGVARESDPVPVARDAARRTLVVATCDPAAGYLALEYGRQTPFRMIVLRRSSRDALGLIKQGLAHVAGVHLAESVTSAGNQQAIEQESLPFDVQLFAMAKWEEGVAHSPGIKLRSVRQATNTRLRWIGRSQGAGARRCQDEVLGSRRSPRHIASDHGDVVASIRSGFADAGICVRMVAEEAHVNFLNIREEDYDLCFPSSYADDPRLAALVDVVRSPQYRETIADLPGYQLRPADLHTVRASAGATRSNHEND encoded by the coding sequence ATGTCAACACCCAACACCAAACTCAATCGGGTCAAAGAACACCGCCTCGCAAAGGGGAAGTCACAGGTCGATTTGGCACAGACCGCTGGGATTTCTCGCGCTGGCTTGAGCGCGATCGAGATTCATCGCCTGGTGCCTTCCGTCTCGACCGCACTAGCGTTGGCCAAGGCGTTGCAAACGACGGTTGAAGCCCTGTTTGAACAGGTGCCCTCGGAAACGGAACCAGTCTGGGCTTGTTCGCCTCCGACTTTCCCCTCACGTTTTTGGGCTGCCGATGTGCTCGGGCGCGCCATTCTCTACCCAGTGGAATCCGCCAGCGGAACCTTCGTGCGGCACGACGGTGTTGCCCGCGAAAGCGACCCTGTTCCTGTGGCGCGCGATGCTGCTCGCCGGACTCTTGTCGTCGCAACGTGCGATCCAGCTGCAGGCTATTTGGCTTTGGAATATGGCCGGCAGACACCCTTCCGAATGATCGTGTTGCGCCGGTCCAGCCGAGATGCACTCGGCTTGATTAAGCAAGGCCTGGCTCACGTGGCTGGCGTGCACCTCGCAGAGTCGGTAACTTCGGCAGGTAACCAGCAGGCTATTGAGCAAGAGTCGCTTCCGTTTGACGTTCAACTGTTCGCGATGGCGAAATGGGAAGAAGGGGTCGCGCATTCGCCGGGGATCAAGCTCCGGTCGGTGCGTCAGGCGACAAACACCCGCTTGCGCTGGATTGGCCGCAGCCAGGGCGCCGGCGCACGCCGCTGTCAGGATGAAGTGCTCGGCAGCCGCCGGTCGCCACGGCACATCGCCAGTGATCATGGTGATGTCGTCGCATCCATTCGGTCCGGATTTGCGGATGCGGGCATCTGCGTACGCATGGTCGCCGAAGAAGCGCATGTCAACTTCCTCAACATTCGCGAGGAAGACTACGATCTGTGCTTCCCAAGTTCCTATGCCGATGACCCGCGACTCGCGGCGCTCGTGGACGTCGTCCGTTCGCCACAGTACCGAGAAACGATTGCGGATTTACCCGGCTATCAACTGAGGCCCGCTGATTTACACACGGTGCGCGCGTCTGCAGGCGCTACGAGGAGCAACCATGAGAACGATTAG